From one Coffea eugenioides isolate CCC68of chromosome 11, Ceug_1.0, whole genome shotgun sequence genomic stretch:
- the LOC113753670 gene encoding EID1-like F-box protein 2 isoform X2, whose product MIITKQYRCIHSASCLCTKGHLTQEVIFLLFQHLNWNPKLIATLSSVCKWFDDLAKRVLWKEFCKTRAPKMMLDLETGGSHSVDGNWRALGKLLIYCSGCTKGGLFNSIHIPGHFVYRTRFSRTSGKSFLLPQCRTDVLYVSDPCEHLDQGEEGDVGFFRGVFKSFATSKVRKLLIKREAPLHPTEVCPYCKAKLWSMLQARLIPSSASCRLGAYEDCIEYYVCLNGHVLGICTLLPLSDSEEASELE is encoded by the coding sequence ATGATTATTACTAAGCAGTACCGCTGCATACACTCGGCAAGTTGTCTGTGCACAAAAGGGCATCTAACTCAGGAAGTGATATTCCTACTTTTCCAGCATCTGAATTGGAATCCAAAACTTATTGCGACTCTTTCTTCTGTTTGTAAATGGTTTGATGACCTAGCCAAAAGAGTTCTTTGGAAGGAGTTTTGCAAAACTAGGGCTCCCAAGATGATGCTTGATTTGGAAACTGGTGGGAGCCATAGTGTTGATGGGAATTGGCGGGCACTTGGCAAGTTGCTTATTTACTGTTCTGGATGTACCAAGGGTGGCTTGTTCAACAGCATTCACATTCCTGGACACTTTGTTTATAGGACGCGTTTTTCCAGGACATCAGGAAAGAGCTTCTTGTTACCACAATGCAGAACAGATGTTCTATATGTATCTGATCCATGTGAACATCTTGACCAGGGAGAAGAGGGGGATGTCGGATTTTTCCGGGGAGTTTTTAAATCTTTTGCGACTTCAAAGGTTCGTAAGTTGCTAATCAAAAGGGAAGCCCCACTGCATCCGACAGAGGTATGCCCTTATTGCAAGGCAAAGTTGTGGAGCATGCTGCAAGCAAGGTTGATACCATCAAGTGCCAGCTGCAGATTGGGCGCTTATGAAGATTGCATTGAGTATTACGTGTGCCTGAATGGTCACGTTCTTGGAATATGCACCCTCTTGCCTTTGTCTGATTCGGAGGAAGCATCTGAGCTGGAGTAA
- the LOC113753670 gene encoding EID1-like F-box protein 2 isoform X1, protein MLNFCRGVETILWSCYLVKKMIITKQYRCIHSASCLCTKGHLTQEVIFLLFQHLNWNPKLIATLSSVCKWFDDLAKRVLWKEFCKTRAPKMMLDLETGGSHSVDGNWRALGKLLIYCSGCTKGGLFNSIHIPGHFVYRTRFSRTSGKSFLLPQCRTDVLYVSDPCEHLDQGEEGDVGFFRGVFKSFATSKVRKLLIKREAPLHPTEVCPYCKAKLWSMLQARLIPSSASCRLGAYEDCIEYYVCLNGHVLGICTLLPLSDSEEASELE, encoded by the coding sequence ATGCTTAATTTTTGCAGAGGAGTGGAAACTATTCTCTGGAGCTGCTACTTGGTCAAGAAGATGATTATTACTAAGCAGTACCGCTGCATACACTCGGCAAGTTGTCTGTGCACAAAAGGGCATCTAACTCAGGAAGTGATATTCCTACTTTTCCAGCATCTGAATTGGAATCCAAAACTTATTGCGACTCTTTCTTCTGTTTGTAAATGGTTTGATGACCTAGCCAAAAGAGTTCTTTGGAAGGAGTTTTGCAAAACTAGGGCTCCCAAGATGATGCTTGATTTGGAAACTGGTGGGAGCCATAGTGTTGATGGGAATTGGCGGGCACTTGGCAAGTTGCTTATTTACTGTTCTGGATGTACCAAGGGTGGCTTGTTCAACAGCATTCACATTCCTGGACACTTTGTTTATAGGACGCGTTTTTCCAGGACATCAGGAAAGAGCTTCTTGTTACCACAATGCAGAACAGATGTTCTATATGTATCTGATCCATGTGAACATCTTGACCAGGGAGAAGAGGGGGATGTCGGATTTTTCCGGGGAGTTTTTAAATCTTTTGCGACTTCAAAGGTTCGTAAGTTGCTAATCAAAAGGGAAGCCCCACTGCATCCGACAGAGGTATGCCCTTATTGCAAGGCAAAGTTGTGGAGCATGCTGCAAGCAAGGTTGATACCATCAAGTGCCAGCTGCAGATTGGGCGCTTATGAAGATTGCATTGAGTATTACGTGTGCCTGAATGGTCACGTTCTTGGAATATGCACCCTCTTGCCTTTGTCTGATTCGGAGGAAGCATCTGAGCTGGAGTAA